The Bacillus sp. Y1 genome has a window encoding:
- the cmpA gene encoding cortex morphogenetic protein CmpA gives MPTWFQNQMQKAFLEKNAYQIKLLNQCWFFYRKKHRSS, from the coding sequence ATGCCTACTTGGTTTCAAAATCAGATGCAGAAAGCATTTTTAGAGAAAAATGCCTATCAAATAAAACTCCTTAACCAATGTTGGTTTTTTTACAGAAAAAAACACCGTTCATCGTAA
- a CDS encoding anti-sigma factor antagonist gives MNIKLDITESDGRVAVNVTGEIDVYTAPKLRETLFPLSERNGVNMIINLSGVEYMDSTGLGVFVGTFKNVRSSNGEFQLVGLSDRLKRLFEITGLADIMNISQIEGEPK, from the coding sequence ATGAACATAAAGTTAGATATCACGGAAAGTGATGGTCGTGTTGCTGTCAATGTAACAGGTGAAATTGATGTTTATACAGCACCGAAGCTAAGAGAAACACTGTTTCCTCTGTCCGAGAGAAACGGAGTGAACATGATTATTAATCTTTCTGGAGTAGAATATATGGATAGCACAGGTTTAGGTGTGTTTGTTGGGACGTTTAAAAATGTGCGCTCAAGTAATGGGGAATTTCAGTTAGTTGGACTTTCTGATCGGTTAAAGAGACTTTTTGAGATCACCGGGCTAGCTGATATTATGAATATTAGCCAGATTGAGGGTGAACCAAAATGA
- the rsbW gene encoding anti-sigma B factor RsbW, with protein sequence MTEVCDYIEMKIPAKPEYVGVIRLTLSAIASRMGFSFDEIEDLKIATSEAITNAVQHAYKTGKLGSVAVGFASYGDRLEVIVADSGKSFDFQSAREKVGPYRGNEPIEFMREGGLGLYLIETLMDEVVIHQNEGVTVFMTKYLEGEQVERNAEQIST encoded by the coding sequence ATGACGGAAGTTTGTGACTACATTGAAATGAAAATTCCTGCTAAGCCTGAATACGTAGGTGTGATTCGGTTAACATTATCTGCCATTGCAAGTCGGATGGGCTTTTCGTTTGATGAAATTGAAGATTTGAAGATTGCTACAAGTGAAGCGATAACAAATGCTGTTCAGCATGCCTATAAAACAGGGAAGCTTGGATCGGTTGCAGTAGGTTTTGCGTCATATGGTGATCGACTGGAAGTCATCGTGGCTGATAGCGGTAAGAGTTTCGATTTTCAATCGGCTCGAGAAAAGGTAGGTCCTTATCGTGGGAATGAACCAATTGAGTTTATGCGTGAAGGAGGCCTAGGGCTTTACTTGATAGAGACGCTGATGGATGAAGTTGTTATTCATCAGAATGAAGGTGTGACGGTTTTTATGACCAAATACCTAGAAGGGGAGCAGGTGGAGAGGAATGCAGAACAAATCTCAACCTAA
- a CDS encoding RsbT co-antagonist protein RsbRA, with translation MNKAIEQYIQTNREEILTKWIESMKEKSDERVLKVVSDQVFVGTSREFIDLIVSNLQDSDEKYSEKLVEFAEKVVRLAWPLTFVTDGLREFARIAFEGMNASGHVNEANRMEIIYDFDNWISPMTNEIVNVYSSTWERTVSLQKIALQELSAPLIPVFDGISVMPLVGTIDTERAKQIMESLLNGVVRNRSEVVLIDITGVPVVDTMVAHHIIQAADAVRLVGAKCMLVGIRPEIAQTIVNLGINLNQITTKNTLKKGIESALEIMNKKIINTGGEN, from the coding sequence ATGAACAAAGCTATTGAACAGTATATTCAAACGAATCGGGAAGAGATACTAACAAAGTGGATCGAGAGCATGAAAGAAAAATCAGATGAACGGGTCCTAAAGGTAGTTTCTGACCAAGTATTCGTAGGGACAAGCCGAGAGTTCATTGATCTAATTGTTTCTAATCTACAAGATTCTGATGAGAAATATAGTGAAAAGCTTGTAGAGTTTGCTGAAAAAGTAGTTAGACTTGCATGGCCTTTAACCTTTGTTACGGACGGATTACGGGAATTTGCAAGGATTGCTTTTGAAGGAATGAATGCTTCAGGTCATGTAAATGAAGCAAACCGTATGGAAATTATCTATGACTTTGATAACTGGATAAGTCCAATGACAAATGAAATTGTTAATGTATATTCTTCGACTTGGGAGCGCACGGTCTCACTCCAAAAAATTGCTCTTCAAGAATTGTCCGCTCCATTAATTCCCGTGTTTGATGGCATTTCAGTCATGCCTCTTGTTGGGACGATAGATACGGAGAGAGCAAAGCAGATCATGGAAAGCTTGTTAAATGGTGTGGTAAGAAATCGTTCAGAAGTTGTTCTTATAGATATTACTGGTGTTCCAGTTGTTGATACAATGGTAGCCCATCATATCATTCAAGCTGCCGATGCCGTTCGGCTAGTTGGGGCTAAATGTATGCTAGTAGGGATTCGTCCGGAAATAGCACAGACCATCGTCAATCTTGGGATTAATTTAAATCAAATTACAACAAAAAATACACTAAAAAAGGGAATTGAGTCAGCCCTTGAAATAATGAACAAGAAGATTATCAACACGGGGGGAGAAAATTGA
- a CDS encoding PP2C family protein-serine/threonine phosphatase, with protein sequence MDFRELMEAKYRHILEKYINDPSEQVLYQGQKFSRKSIEHRISPEEIISLHKTLMNEMYPELPEEVSLSFDMLLEVMLGYGLAYREHQSLRHKQQELRTEMEIAANVQQTLLGTNVPSVPWLDIGAISVPAKHMNGDYYHFVQDEMNNISIAIADVIGKGIPAALCMSMIKYAMDSQPDNQQEPSKVLENLNRVVEQNVDRSMFITMFYGVYHPVKHTFAYSSAGHEPGFLYRAQSGEFTEIEAKGLLLGVEKRTKYKQFEQEIHVGDMIILMSDGVTECRSEEGFIEKETLISYIKKYIHLPSQEIVTNIYKELEKLQDFQLRDDFTLIILKRNV encoded by the coding sequence ATGGATTTCCGAGAATTGATGGAGGCAAAATATCGGCACATACTTGAAAAGTACATAAACGACCCTTCTGAACAAGTCCTATATCAGGGCCAAAAGTTCAGTAGAAAGTCGATCGAGCATCGAATCTCTCCAGAGGAAATCATCAGTTTACATAAAACTCTTATGAATGAAATGTATCCGGAACTACCAGAAGAAGTATCGCTTTCCTTTGATATGTTACTAGAAGTCATGTTAGGGTACGGTCTTGCTTATAGAGAGCATCAAAGTTTGCGCCATAAGCAGCAGGAACTAAGAACGGAAATGGAGATTGCTGCTAATGTACAACAAACATTATTAGGAACCAATGTCCCTTCTGTTCCTTGGCTTGATATAGGTGCTATTAGTGTTCCCGCAAAGCATATGAATGGAGATTATTATCATTTTGTTCAAGATGAAATGAATAATATAAGTATAGCTATTGCAGATGTGATTGGGAAAGGAATCCCAGCAGCATTGTGTATGTCCATGATCAAATATGCGATGGATAGCCAACCGGATAATCAACAAGAACCGAGTAAGGTGTTAGAAAATCTTAATCGGGTCGTTGAACAAAATGTGGATCGTAGTATGTTTATTACCATGTTCTATGGTGTGTATCATCCTGTAAAACATACGTTTGCCTATTCTTCTGCTGGTCATGAGCCGGGATTTCTTTACCGTGCGCAATCGGGAGAATTTACTGAAATTGAGGCAAAGGGTTTGCTATTAGGAGTAGAGAAACGGACGAAATATAAGCAGTTTGAGCAAGAAATACATGTTGGGGACATGATTATATTGATGTCAGATGGTGTTACAGAATGTCGCTCAGAAGAAGGATTTATAGAAAAAGAAACATTAATCTCTTATATAAAAAAATATATCCATTTGCCTTCACAGGAGATTGTAACCAACATATATAAAGAGCTAGAGAAGCTCCAAGACTTTCAATTGCGTGATGATTTTACTTTAATAATCTTGAAAAGAAATGTTTAA
- a CDS encoding SprT family protein produces the protein MEDKELQKLVEEISLQFFNKPFRHTAFFNSRLRTTGGRYMLRSHNIEINRSYLEQLGEQELIGIIKHELCHYHLHLEGKGYQHRDHDFKTLLKKVNAPRFCSTLPNRPEVKSAKTVRIYKCSGCAQQYRRKRRINISKYVCGKCRGKLIEIHV, from the coding sequence ATGGAGGATAAAGAGTTACAAAAATTAGTTGAGGAAATTTCCTTACAGTTCTTTAACAAGCCATTTCGACATACTGCTTTTTTTAACTCCCGTCTTCGAACAACAGGTGGACGTTATATGTTAAGGTCTCATAATATTGAAATTAATCGAAGTTATCTAGAACAGCTTGGAGAGCAAGAATTAATCGGCATTATTAAGCATGAATTATGTCATTATCATTTGCATTTAGAGGGAAAAGGTTATCAACACAGAGATCATGATTTTAAAACCCTTCTTAAAAAAGTGAATGCACCACGATTTTGTTCTACTCTCCCAAACCGCCCTGAAGTTAAATCAGCAAAGACCGTTCGTATATATAAGTGCTCTGGGTGCGCTCAGCAATATAGGAGAAAAAGAAGGATCAATATATCAAAGTATGTTTGTGGAAAGTGCCGGGGAAAGTTAATTGAAATTCATGTTTGA
- a CDS encoding PP2C family serine/threonine-protein phosphatase, translating into MTRPIEVIVQQTTKEGKYECGDSYYFVLQDDYFTCVVADGLGSGKLANESSSAVVDVVQQYHYEDVEELMKKCNQALFQKRGAAVAVLKVFFQSKEFHYSCVGNIRFFLYSEKGELTYPLPVSGYLSGKPVRFNTKRYFYQANSKFLIHSDGITPNGVKSLLSSGLSNECIANQLRERFTSKMDDSTFIIGTLH; encoded by the coding sequence GTGACGAGGCCAATAGAAGTGATTGTACAACAAACAACTAAGGAAGGTAAGTATGAATGCGGAGATAGTTATTACTTCGTTCTCCAGGATGATTATTTTACCTGTGTCGTCGCGGATGGTCTGGGCAGTGGAAAACTTGCAAATGAGTCATCTTCAGCAGTGGTTGATGTTGTCCAACAATATCATTATGAGGATGTTGAAGAGTTAATGAAAAAATGCAATCAGGCTCTTTTTCAGAAAAGAGGAGCTGCAGTAGCAGTACTGAAGGTTTTTTTTCAATCAAAGGAATTTCACTATAGTTGTGTAGGGAATATCCGTTTCTTTTTATACTCAGAAAAAGGTGAACTAACCTACCCACTACCGGTCTCAGGATATTTATCTGGAAAACCAGTAAGATTTAATACGAAGAGATACTTTTATCAAGCAAACTCAAAATTTCTTATACATTCGGATGGCATCACGCCAAACGGAGTAAAATCACTATTAAGTTCCGGGCTATCGAATGAATGTATTGCGAATCAACTAAGGGAGAGGTTCACTTCGAAAATGGATGATTCAACATTTATTATAGGGACGTTACATTAG
- a CDS encoding STAS domain-containing protein: MRIPILKLYNCLLVSIQWELDDQTALQFQEDLLHKIHETSANGVVIDITSIDFIDSFIAKVLGDVINMSKLMGAKVVITGIQPAVAITLIELGIGLDDVLTALDLEKGLEKLHQELGE, encoded by the coding sequence TTGAGGATACCAATTCTAAAATTATACAATTGTTTACTAGTATCGATTCAATGGGAATTGGACGATCAAACGGCCCTTCAATTTCAGGAAGATTTGCTACATAAAATACACGAAACAAGCGCTAATGGTGTTGTAATTGATATAACTTCCATTGATTTTATTGATTCATTCATCGCAAAGGTGCTTGGTGATGTAATTAACATGTCTAAACTTATGGGTGCTAAAGTTGTCATTACAGGTATTCAGCCAGCGGTGGCGATTACTCTTATAGAGTTAGGAATTGGTTTAGATGACGTCCTAACGGCTTTGGATCTAGAAAAAGGTTTGGAGAAATTACATCAGGAATTGGGGGAATAA
- the ndoA gene encoding type II toxin-antitoxin system endoribonuclease NdoA: MIVKRGDVYFADLSPVVGSEQGGVRPVLVIQNDIGNRFSPTVIIAAITAQIQKAKLPTHVEIDAKRYGFERDSVILLEQIRTIDKQRLTDKITHLDDEMMEKVDEALQISLGLIEF; this comes from the coding sequence TTGATTGTCAAACGTGGTGACGTTTATTTTGCAGACCTATCCCCAGTTGTTGGTTCCGAGCAAGGTGGCGTTCGTCCAGTTCTTGTGATCCAAAACGATATCGGGAATCGGTTCAGTCCCACAGTGATTATTGCAGCCATTACAGCTCAAATTCAGAAAGCGAAACTGCCTACTCACGTTGAAATTGATGCGAAACGCTATGGTTTCGAACGAGATTCAGTTATCCTGTTGGAACAAATTCGTACAATTGATAAACAACGTCTGACCGATAAGATCACTCATCTCGATGACGAAATGATGGAGAAAGTGGACGAAGCTTTACAAATTAGCCTAGGTCTAATTGAATTCTAA
- a CDS encoding CopG family ribbon-helix-helix protein — MSESSATTEIMVKLPQHLLTELDGFVKQENVNRSEFIYQATKMYLRERKKRQIRESMRRGYMEMAKINLTIASEAFQAEYEAEHTVERLVSGG, encoded by the coding sequence GTGTCTGAGTCCAGCGCAACAACAGAAATTATGGTGAAATTACCGCAACATCTTTTAACCGAATTGGACGGTTTTGTGAAACAGGAGAATGTGAACAGAAGCGAATTCATTTATCAAGCTACTAAAATGTACTTGCGTGAGCGGAAAAAGAGACAAATTCGTGAATCCATGCGAAGAGGCTACATGGAGATGGCGAAGATCAACTTAACAATTGCTTCAGAAGCGTTTCAAGCAGAGTATGAGGCAGAACACACAGTTGAACGTCTAGTAAGTGGGGGATAA
- a CDS encoding anti-sigma regulatory factor: protein MGIQSCVKIINEWDIVAARQLGRNVAKELGFGTVDQARITTAISELARNIYLYAGQGQICIEKLYESGKAGLKVVAIDNGPGIKDIRQVMEDGYSTSGGLGAGLPGVKRLMDEFGINSSPGNGTEITATKWVR from the coding sequence ATGGGAATCCAATCCTGCGTAAAAATCATTAATGAATGGGACATCGTTGCAGCTAGGCAGCTAGGCCGAAATGTGGCAAAAGAGCTTGGATTTGGAACTGTAGATCAGGCCAGAATCACAACTGCTATTAGTGAATTAGCGAGAAATATTTATTTATACGCTGGTCAGGGCCAAATCTGCATTGAAAAACTATATGAGAGCGGTAAAGCGGGATTGAAGGTAGTAGCGATTGACAATGGACCTGGTATAAAGGATATAAGGCAAGTAATGGAGGATGGATATTCTACCTCAGGTGGTTTAGGAGCTGGATTGCCAGGGGTTAAACGCTTGATGGATGAGTTTGGGATTAACTCAAGCCCGGGTAATGGAACAGAGATAACGGCAACCAAGTGGGTTCGTTAG
- the sigB gene encoding RNA polymerase sigma factor SigB: MQNKSQPNSLSKEEIHRYIKAYQQNQDDEAQNQLVLHYKSLVETIARKYSKGKSYHEDIVQVGNIGLLGAIRRYDEDFGRSFEAFAVPTIVGEIKRFLRDKTWSIHVPRRIKELGPRIKAAVEELTTTLQRSPKVWEIAEALQETEEDVLEAMEMGRSYQALSVDHSIEADSDGGTVTLLDVVGNIDEGYEKVNQKLVLDKVLHVLTDREREIIQYTYLDNLSQKDTGEKLGISQMHVSRLQRKAIKKLQDAIRSDHNSSECLS, translated from the coding sequence ATGCAGAACAAATCTCAACCTAATTCGCTATCAAAAGAAGAAATTCATCGATATATAAAAGCTTATCAGCAAAACCAGGATGATGAAGCTCAAAACCAATTGGTTCTACATTATAAAAGCTTAGTTGAAACGATTGCCCGAAAGTATTCAAAAGGAAAATCCTATCATGAGGACATTGTCCAAGTGGGGAATATTGGTCTTTTAGGTGCTATTCGAAGGTACGATGAGGATTTTGGAAGAAGCTTTGAAGCTTTTGCTGTACCTACAATTGTTGGAGAAATCAAGCGGTTTTTAAGAGATAAAACTTGGAGTATTCATGTTCCCAGAAGAATAAAAGAACTAGGACCAAGAATCAAAGCAGCTGTTGAGGAATTAACAACTACTCTCCAGCGTTCTCCAAAAGTATGGGAAATTGCTGAAGCCTTGCAAGAAACCGAAGAGGATGTACTAGAAGCGATGGAGATGGGAAGAAGTTATCAGGCGTTGTCTGTTGATCATTCCATTGAGGCTGATTCTGATGGAGGGACTGTCACGTTATTGGACGTGGTAGGGAACATTGATGAGGGTTATGAAAAAGTGAACCAAAAGCTCGTACTAGACAAGGTTCTACATGTTCTAACAGACAGAGAAAGGGAGATTATCCAATATACGTATTTGGACAATCTCAGTCAAAAAGACACTGGGGAAAAATTAGGTATTTCACAGATGCATGTTTCAAGATTGCAGAGAAAAGCGATAAAAAAGCTTCAAGATGCCATACGTTCAGATCATAACAGCTCGGAGTGCTTATCGTGA
- a CDS encoding Tex family protein gives MDQTIDKRKELLQTVAKEQNLNFKQVNNVISLLEEGNTLPFIARYRKEQTGALDEVQIRDIMERWQYIQNLEQRKEEVIRIIEEQGKLTLELKSQIEKSIKLQEVEDLYRPYKQKRRTKATVAKEKGLEPFAEWLVTFPVNGSIDEKASEFLSDEHEVHSIEEVINGAKDIIAEWVSDDADSRKWIRSETAKTGFVEATVKDMEKDEKKVYEMYYEYSEPISKVVPHRTLALNRGEKEDVLRVAIKPNVERNMDYLTKKWIKNSNSFVVETVVEAVEDGYKRLIQPSIEREIRNELTEKAEERAIHIFSENLRNLLLQPPLKGKVVLGVDPAYRTGCKLAVVDETGKVLRIDVIYPHPPVSKKQEAEKKFKEIIETYEVEMVAVGNGTASRETEQFVVDMLKDQKREIYYLIVNEAGASVYSASDLAREEFPDFQVEERSAVSIARRLQDPLAELVKIDPKSVGVGQYQHDVSQKRLSESLTFVVETAVNQVGVNVNTASASLLQYVAGLSKTVATNIVKKREEEGKFVNRTQLKKIPRLGAKTYEQAIGFLRVIDGKEPLDRTGIHPENYQAVKNLLSKLGFTSADLGSEALKTTLSAVDIKAIAAELEIGELTLKDILDALVRPERDPRDELPAPLLKKDVLKLEDLKAGMELQGTVRNVVDFGAFVDIGVKQDGLVHISKLSNRFVKHPLDIVSVGDVVTVWVDSVDQQKGRVALTMLQP, from the coding sequence TTGGATCAAACAATAGATAAGCGTAAGGAACTCTTACAAACGGTAGCAAAAGAGCAGAATTTAAATTTCAAACAAGTGAACAATGTTATTTCATTACTTGAAGAAGGTAACACTCTACCGTTCATTGCCAGATACCGTAAAGAACAAACGGGTGCATTGGATGAGGTACAAATTCGTGACATTATGGAACGTTGGCAATACATACAAAACCTCGAGCAAAGAAAAGAAGAGGTTATTCGGATTATTGAAGAACAAGGGAAACTGACGTTGGAGTTAAAAAGTCAGATAGAAAAGTCCATTAAGCTTCAAGAGGTTGAAGATCTGTATCGTCCGTATAAACAAAAAAGACGTACAAAGGCAACTGTAGCGAAGGAAAAAGGATTAGAGCCTTTTGCGGAATGGTTAGTAACCTTCCCTGTAAATGGTTCGATAGACGAGAAGGCGAGTGAATTTTTGTCGGACGAGCATGAGGTTCACTCCATTGAAGAAGTGATAAACGGGGCGAAAGATATTATCGCTGAATGGGTTTCAGACGACGCGGATTCACGAAAATGGATAAGAAGTGAGACAGCTAAAACTGGATTTGTTGAAGCAACAGTTAAGGATATGGAAAAAGACGAGAAAAAAGTTTATGAAATGTATTATGAATATTCGGAGCCTATTAGCAAAGTTGTTCCCCATCGTACGCTTGCTCTCAATCGGGGGGAGAAAGAAGATGTTTTACGGGTAGCGATTAAGCCGAATGTTGAACGTAACATGGATTATTTAACGAAAAAATGGATTAAGAATTCTAATTCCTTTGTTGTTGAGACGGTTGTCGAGGCCGTTGAAGATGGCTATAAGAGATTAATTCAACCTTCAATAGAAAGAGAAATTCGTAATGAGCTAACTGAAAAAGCAGAAGAAAGAGCGATCCATATATTCTCTGAGAATTTAAGAAATCTTCTGCTCCAACCACCTTTAAAAGGAAAGGTAGTTCTTGGTGTGGATCCAGCTTATCGAACAGGATGTAAGTTAGCTGTAGTGGATGAAACAGGGAAGGTCCTTCGAATAGATGTGATTTATCCTCATCCACCTGTATCGAAGAAACAAGAAGCTGAGAAAAAGTTTAAAGAAATCATTGAAACATATGAAGTTGAGATGGTAGCAGTAGGAAATGGGACTGCCTCCCGGGAAACGGAGCAGTTTGTAGTAGATATGCTAAAAGATCAAAAAAGAGAAATATATTATTTGATTGTTAATGAAGCTGGTGCTAGTGTTTACTCTGCTTCTGATCTAGCTCGAGAAGAATTTCCTGATTTTCAGGTTGAGGAGCGAAGTGCGGTTTCCATTGCCCGACGCTTGCAAGATCCATTAGCAGAATTAGTTAAAATTGATCCAAAATCAGTTGGTGTGGGTCAGTATCAACATGACGTGTCTCAAAAGAGATTATCTGAGTCATTAACTTTTGTCGTGGAAACAGCTGTTAACCAAGTAGGTGTGAATGTCAATACAGCTTCTGCTTCATTGCTTCAATATGTTGCCGGTCTTTCAAAAACAGTAGCAACCAATATCGTTAAGAAACGTGAAGAAGAAGGGAAGTTTGTCAATCGAACACAGTTAAAGAAAATTCCGAGGTTAGGTGCAAAAACATATGAGCAAGCCATTGGATTTCTACGTGTTATCGATGGAAAAGAACCGCTCGACCGTACAGGTATCCATCCGGAAAATTACCAAGCGGTTAAAAATCTCTTAAGTAAATTAGGTTTTACATCAGCAGACTTAGGTTCTGAAGCACTAAAAACAACATTATCAGCTGTTGACATAAAAGCTATTGCGGCAGAGCTTGAGATCGGGGAATTAACGCTAAAGGATATTCTCGATGCGTTAGTTAGACCGGAAAGAGACCCACGTGACGAACTTCCTGCGCCATTATTAAAGAAAGATGTACTAAAGCTTGAAGATTTAAAAGCAGGAATGGAGCTTCAAGGAACCGTTCGAAACGTAGTGGACTTCGGAGCGTTCGTTGATATTGGAGTAAAGCAAGACGGACTTGTTCATATTTCCAAACTAAGCAATCGCTTTGTAAAGCATCCGCTCGATATTGTTTCCGTTGGAGATGTAGTAACCGTGTGGGTGGATAGTGTCGACCAACAAAAAGGCAGAGTCGCCTTAACGATGCTGCAACCTTAG